A window from Oscillospiraceae bacterium encodes these proteins:
- a CDS encoding S26 family signal peptidase, protein MTEKKEKRIVASHLFFPLVKSLLGEGYDVKFTVSGISMSPLIRDNTDAVIITAINRSLKKGDIVLFESPYEKDRYILHRITRIFRGGKSLQTTGDGCLGRDMPIKTDCVIAIVNTIIRGNMIIDCSAIKWKFVFFLWRTAFPIRALLIGAINRRSRS, encoded by the coding sequence ATGACAGAAAAAAAGGAAAAAAGAATAGTTGCCTCGCATTTGTTTTTTCCACTTGTAAAATCACTTCTCGGCGAAGGCTATGATGTTAAATTCACTGTAAGCGGAATAAGCATGAGTCCGCTTATCAGGGACAATACGGATGCGGTTATTATTACCGCAATTAACCGTTCTTTGAAAAAGGGCGATATAGTCTTATTCGAATCGCCGTATGAAAAGGACAGATACATACTTCACCGTATAACCAGGATATTCCGCGGCGGAAAGTCGCTTCAGACAACGGGCGATGGCTGCCTTGGACGCGATATGCCGATTAAAACTGATTGCGTTATTGCTATAGTAAATACTATTATCCGCGGAAACATGATTATTGATTGTTCTGCGATCAAATGGAAATTTGTATTCTTTTTGTGGCGCACCGCTTTTCCGATACGTGCGCTTTTAATAGGAGCGATTAACCGCAGAAGCAGAAGCTGA
- a CDS encoding ABC-F family ATP-binding cassette domain-containing protein — MRIFKIYELSHAFVGKSIFNKTELMVTDSDRIGLVGPNGCGKSTLLKMLTGEVIPDEWRFESNGKLRIGYLDQYADIGKDITVYDYLDSVFTELYKMNDAVERIYASLAELDEAEQMKAVSRAQSMSEYLDAHEFDRIPKKLDNVLLGLGFSDSDREKTVSQLSGGMKMKLILAKLLLTENDLLVLDEPTNFLDISYINWLGDYLCRLKCAYIIISHDRAFLNRVSNKIVEIANRKFKVYEGYYEFYVKEKAHREEIQNEQSIAQGKFIARSEAYVQTFLYNNPGGQGKSKATWLKKMLENLERIEKPDEIVKPQFKFKYANGATRLIMTLAALEVGYNGCAVLPPLSLVVTRGEKIVFKGFNGIGKTTILKTINDDLPAVGGNMEFGENIESVFLRQEEDYENNFSHFDKFERKRLGIKKGKQHAITVIEFAKEYYPEIPQKELQAALFSCGLNETHFFNQVRTLSGGEMTKLRMCLAMMKPVNLILLDEPTNHLDVYSKEVLMHSLSEFPGTVLMTTHDINADISWATKTINLEDLFN, encoded by the coding sequence ATGCGAATTTTTAAAATATATGAACTCTCCCACGCGTTTGTGGGTAAAAGTATCTTTAATAAAACCGAACTTATGGTAACTGACAGTGACCGTATCGGTCTTGTCGGTCCGAATGGCTGCGGCAAATCGACATTGCTCAAAATGCTCACCGGAGAGGTTATCCCGGATGAATGGCGCTTTGAATCGAACGGAAAACTGCGTATCGGGTATCTTGACCAGTATGCCGATATCGGCAAGGATATCACGGTCTATGATTATCTCGACAGTGTTTTTACAGAGCTATATAAAATGAATGACGCAGTTGAAAGAATTTATGCGAGCCTTGCGGAGCTTGATGAAGCGGAACAGATGAAAGCTGTCAGCCGCGCGCAGAGTATGTCGGAGTATCTCGATGCGCACGAATTTGACCGTATACCAAAAAAGCTTGACAATGTTCTTCTCGGTCTCGGCTTTTCTGATTCTGACAGAGAAAAGACTGTTTCGCAATTATCCGGCGGCATGAAAATGAAGCTGATCCTTGCAAAGCTTCTCTTGACTGAAAACGATTTACTCGTTCTGGACGAGCCTACAAACTTTCTAGACATCAGTTATATAAACTGGCTTGGAGATTATCTCTGCCGTTTGAAATGCGCTTATATTATCATATCGCACGACCGCGCGTTTCTAAATCGCGTGTCAAACAAGATTGTTGAAATTGCCAATCGAAAATTCAAGGTATATGAGGGTTACTACGAGTTTTATGTTAAAGAAAAAGCTCATCGTGAGGAAATACAGAACGAACAAAGCATCGCACAGGGCAAATTCATAGCTCGTTCGGAAGCATATGTTCAAACATTTTTATATAACAATCCCGGCGGTCAGGGCAAGTCAAAGGCGACATGGCTTAAAAAAATGCTTGAAAACCTCGAACGGATTGAAAAGCCGGACGAGATTGTCAAACCGCAGTTCAAATTCAAGTACGCAAACGGCGCGACCAGGTTAATTATGACACTTGCTGCGCTTGAAGTTGGATATAATGGCTGCGCCGTGCTGCCTCCATTATCGCTTGTTGTTACGCGCGGTGAAAAGATTGTGTTCAAGGGCTTTAACGGAATCGGGAAAACTACGATTTTGAAGACGATTAACGACGATTTGCCAGCAGTCGGCGGCAATATGGAATTCGGCGAAAATATCGAATCCGTTTTCCTGCGGCAGGAGGAGGATTACGAAAACAATTTTTCGCATTTTGATAAATTCGAACGCAAACGACTCGGCATAAAAAAAGGCAAACAGCACGCGATCACTGTAATTGAATTTGCCAAAGAATACTACCCCGAAATACCACAGAAAGAGCTGCAGGCGGCGCTGTTTTCCTGCGGTCTGAACGAGACGCATTTTTTTAATCAGGTGCGGACACTGTCCGGCGGAGAAATGACGAAGCTTCGTATGTGTCTTGCGATGATGAAGCCGGTGAATCTCATCCTCCTCGACGAGCCGACGAATCACCTGGATGTTTATTCGAAAGAAGTGCTGATGCATTCGCTTAGCGAGTTTCCTGGCACCGTTCTTATGACGACGCACGACATCAATGCCGATATTTCATGGGCGACGAAAACTATTAATCTGGAGGATTTATTCAATTAA
- a CDS encoding ABC transporter ATP-binding protein: MDCSQKKLIISDLCKEYATLNGRVIAIDHMSLTVNEGEFVAVVGKSGSGKTTLLNMIAGLDRPDSGRIYLDDIEINRLSGRESAKIRRQKVGVIYQFFNLIPELNVIENITLPTELDGRVIDKAELASIIAKIGLSGREQAYPSMLSGGQQQRIAIARALFSKPSILLADEPTGNLDRESLREVLDLLTAMNQEYRITVLVVTHSTEIANSAGRVITISDGKIISDRRQ, from the coding sequence ATGGATTGCTCTCAGAAAAAGCTGATCATTAGTGATTTGTGTAAAGAATATGCAACCTTAAACGGACGGGTAATTGCCATAGACCATATGTCGCTTACCGTAAATGAAGGCGAATTTGTCGCCGTTGTAGGTAAATCCGGTTCCGGCAAAACGACTCTGCTTAATATGATCGCAGGTCTTGATCGGCCGGACAGCGGACGCATTTATTTGGACGATATAGAGATCAACCGGTTATCGGGCAGAGAATCAGCGAAGATACGGCGACAAAAGGTAGGCGTAATTTATCAGTTTTTCAATTTGATACCGGAATTAAATGTAATTGAAAATATTACACTTCCTACGGAGCTTGACGGCAGAGTTATTGATAAAGCGGAGCTTGCTTCCATTATTGCGAAAATCGGTCTATCAGGTCGTGAACAAGCATACCCTTCAATGCTCTCCGGCGGTCAACAGCAACGTATTGCCATCGCAAGAGCTTTGTTTAGTAAGCCGTCCATTCTCCTTGCGGACGAACCAACCGGAAATCTTGACCGGGAAAGTTTACGAGAAGTTCTCGACTTGTTGACCGCGATGAATCAGGAATATAGGATTACTGTTCTTGTTGTGACTCACAGCACTGAAATCGCAAATTCCGCCGGACGTGTAATCACAATTTCTGACGGTAAAATTATTAGTGACAGGAGGCAGTGA
- a CDS encoding ROK family protein translates to MNKLFLGYDIGGTKINMRVESSDSSFFKQKRIASSSDFNSIYDDTLSFLHENGINESDIAGCGCGVPGCVAKDGVTVSVAPALGWENISLYDAFFSKFKFPCYALNDVSASLYAEISSGSLKGCQDALFISAGTGLGSAILSDGAVISGHNGSAGEIGYFIEEAEARESLRFSSSTFGACENKLSGTALNDFAVKIGTDSRGLFSQYMKNNKAREIVDTYVLRLSVLIANCSSLLNPEKVVIGGGVSESLGGFIGVISETVGRLTPIKSEVIITKLKNDAGAIGACAYAKIRNVNK, encoded by the coding sequence ATGAATAAATTGTTTTTAGGTTACGATATTGGCGGAACGAAAATCAATATGCGTGTTGAAAGCTCCGACAGCAGTTTTTTCAAACAGAAGCGTATCGCTTCTTCATCTGATTTCAATTCAATATATGATGACACTCTTTCATTTTTACATGAAAACGGCATAAACGAGTCCGATATTGCCGGCTGCGGCTGCGGCGTTCCGGGCTGCGTAGCCAAAGACGGCGTGACCGTTTCCGTTGCTCCGGCGCTCGGTTGGGAAAACATATCTCTTTACGATGCGTTCTTTTCAAAATTCAAGTTTCCATGTTATGCGCTGAACGATGTCAGCGCGTCGCTTTATGCTGAAATAAGTTCCGGAAGCCTTAAGGGCTGTCAGGATGCCCTGTTCATATCTGCCGGCACGGGACTGGGAAGCGCGATATTATCAGATGGGGCCGTCATATCCGGACATAACGGAAGCGCCGGAGAAATCGGTTATTTCATTGAAGAAGCGGAAGCGCGGGAATCGCTGAGGTTTTCATCATCCACCTTCGGCGCATGTGAAAATAAACTCTCAGGCACTGCGCTAAATGACTTTGCCGTGAAAATCGGCACGGATTCACGAGGGCTATTTTCACAATACATGAAAAACAATAAAGCGAGAGAAATTGTCGATACATATGTTCTCCGCCTTTCTGTGCTTATTGCAAATTGTTCAAGCCTGCTTAACCCGGAAAAAGTAGTGATTGGAGGAGGCGTTTCCGAATCGCTCGGCGGTTTTATCGGTGTCATATCAGAAACGGTCGGAAGACTTACTCCTATAAAATCAGAAGTCATCATAACAAAGCTGAAAAACGATGCAGGAGCAATCGGCGCATGTGCGTATGCAAAAATACGCAATGTGAATAAGTAA
- a CDS encoding GNAT family N-acetyltransferase translates to MFYVRRLFDNEIEEASRLIWLTFYKFESKGYSEEGLVNFRNFIEPVSLRMNSFDGYVVLFGAFDQGDRSKDRLVGVSGVREKSHICLNFVDGEYHRHGIGRELFNEMYEFAKTDANINEMTVNSSDYGMAFYEAMGFEKAGERMVRDGIVYTPYRLGLK, encoded by the coding sequence ATGTTTTATGTAAGACGGCTTTTTGATAATGAAATCGAAGAAGCTTCGCGATTGATATGGCTGACTTTTTATAAATTCGAATCAAAGGGATATTCAGAAGAAGGACTTGTCAATTTTAGAAATTTTATCGAACCTGTTTCTTTGAGAATGAACAGCTTCGATGGATATGTTGTTTTGTTCGGCGCGTTCGATCAGGGAGACCGATCAAAAGACAGACTTGTCGGCGTTTCCGGAGTGCGCGAAAAGAGCCATATTTGTTTGAATTTTGTCGACGGAGAATATCACCGCCACGGAATCGGCAGAGAATTATTCAATGAAATGTATGAATTTGCGAAAACTGATGCGAATATAAACGAAATGACAGTAAACTCGTCGGATTACGGCATGGCTTTTTATGAGGCGATGGGCTTTGAAAAAGCAGGAGAAAGGATGGTCCGCGACGGAATTGTCTACACTCCGTACAGGCTTGGATTAAAATAA
- a CDS encoding zinc-binding dehydrogenase, giving the protein MKTTALRLYGQNDLRLESFELPEIKDDEILAHIISDSVCMSSYKATIQGAAHKRVPDDVAVNPIIIGHEFCGEIIKVGQKWQSQFKSGDRFSIQPALNYNGSLNSPGYSYKYIGGDATYIVIPHEVMETGSLLPYNGEAFFHGSLSEPMSCIIGSFHAMYHTQNGVYTHKMGIKEGGCLAILAGAGPMGLGAIDYAIHGGIKPAIIVVTDIDDARLARAAEILSVEKAASEGVKLYYINTAKCENAEDYLRSLTGGNGFDDLFVFAPVKPVVEMGDRLLARDGCLNFFAGPTNTEFSAMFNFYNVHYISTHIVGTSGGNTDDMKESLCLMQHGKINPSAMITHIGGLDAAKDTILNLPNIKGGKKLIYTNISMPLVALDDLEKLGENDPLYAKLGEIVKANNGLWCAEAEKHLLAHAKSIG; this is encoded by the coding sequence ATGAAAACAACAGCACTTCGTTTATACGGTCAGAACGACCTCAGACTCGAGTCATTTGAGCTTCCGGAAATAAAGGATGACGAAATACTCGCCCACATTATTTCAGACAGCGTTTGTATGTCAAGCTATAAAGCCACCATACAGGGAGCGGCACATAAAAGAGTTCCCGATGACGTAGCGGTAAACCCAATCATAATCGGTCACGAATTTTGCGGTGAAATCATCAAAGTCGGACAAAAATGGCAAAGCCAATTCAAGTCCGGAGACAGATTTTCAATACAACCCGCGCTCAATTACAACGGCAGTCTTAATTCTCCCGGTTATTCATATAAATATATCGGCGGTGACGCCACATATATCGTAATTCCTCACGAGGTGATGGAAACGGGTTCTCTTCTCCCTTACAATGGAGAGGCATTTTTCCACGGCTCTCTTTCCGAGCCAATGAGCTGCATAATCGGTTCTTTCCACGCTATGTATCATACGCAAAACGGCGTGTATACTCATAAGATGGGTATTAAGGAAGGCGGATGCCTCGCAATTCTCGCCGGAGCGGGACCGATGGGTCTCGGAGCCATTGATTATGCGATTCACGGCGGAATAAAGCCCGCCATAATAGTCGTCACCGATATCGACGACGCAAGACTGGCACGCGCGGCCGAGATACTTTCGGTTGAAAAAGCGGCCTCGGAAGGCGTAAAGCTCTATTACATCAACACAGCAAAATGCGAAAATGCAGAAGATTATCTGCGAAGCCTCACCGGCGGCAACGGATTCGACGATCTGTTTGTATTTGCTCCTGTTAAACCCGTTGTTGAAATGGGCGACAGACTGTTGGCACGCGACGGATGCCTCAACTTCTTCGCGGGTCCGACAAACACCGAATTCTCCGCCATGTTTAATTTTTACAATGTCCATTATATTTCCACGCATATTGTCGGAACCAGCGGCGGGAACACGGATGACATGAAAGAATCTCTTTGTCTTATGCAGCATGGAAAGATTAATCCTTCCGCAATGATCACTCACATCGGAGGGCTTGACGCGGCGAAGGATACCATTCTCAACCTGCCGAATATAAAGGGCGGAAAGAAGCTTATATACACAAATATAAGCATGCCGCTTGTCGCTCTTGACGATTTGGAAAAGCTGGGTGAAAACGATCCGCTGTATGCAAAGCTGGGCGAAATAGTGAAGGCCAATAACGGTCTATGGTGCGCGGAAGCAGAAAAACATCTCCTTGCGCACGCAAAAAGCATCGGCTGA
- a CDS encoding Gfo/Idh/MocA family oxidoreductase, with protein sequence MGKLRIGIIGSGGISACHTHGYSLLPNCQVVACCDINEAKAAAYAQNYNIPAYYTDYNEMLAKEKLDAVSVTTWNAAHMPASVAALNAGVNVLCEKPMAMNSAEAQLMADTAKKNNKLLQIGFVMRYNNTTEVMENLKRDGALGDIYYAKATYLRRNGCPGGWFGDKSYAGGGPLIDLGVHVMDIVRYLGGLPKPVSAYGATFNNLGRNRACNSIPTFGYERDNNAPSDCKYSVEDFATAMIRFDNGLVLSVEASFNLNIKEDVAYYELFGTKAGLKVGDTLEMYTQMNDYFVDVKPYALPKNDFTGAFNAEIAHFIDCVANGTKCKAPAEDGVILMKMIDAIYESAKTGHEVIIK encoded by the coding sequence ATGGGAAAATTAAGAATTGGTATAATTGGTTCCGGCGGGATCAGCGCATGTCATACACATGGATACAGCCTCCTTCCGAATTGCCAGGTGGTTGCATGCTGCGACATAAATGAAGCAAAGGCTGCGGCTTATGCACAGAATTATAATATACCGGCATATTATACCGATTATAACGAAATGCTTGCTAAAGAAAAACTTGACGCGGTAAGCGTCACAACATGGAACGCGGCTCACATGCCGGCGTCTGTTGCCGCGCTTAATGCCGGAGTAAACGTGCTTTGCGAAAAGCCGATGGCTATGAACTCCGCAGAGGCTCAGCTTATGGCGGATACCGCCAAAAAGAATAACAAGCTGCTGCAAATCGGATTTGTTATGCGGTATAACAATACAACCGAAGTTATGGAAAACCTAAAGCGCGATGGCGCTCTCGGCGACATTTATTACGCAAAAGCTACATACCTTCGCCGGAACGGATGCCCGGGCGGCTGGTTTGGAGACAAATCATATGCCGGAGGCGGTCCGCTTATAGATCTCGGCGTTCACGTAATGGATATCGTCAGATATCTCGGGGGATTGCCAAAGCCGGTCAGCGCATATGGCGCGACCTTCAACAATCTCGGTCGCAACCGCGCGTGTAATTCCATTCCGACTTTTGGTTATGAACGTGACAACAACGCTCCTTCCGACTGCAAATATTCCGTAGAGGATTTCGCAACCGCAATGATCAGATTCGACAACGGGCTTGTTCTCAGTGTAGAGGCGAGCTTCAATCTGAATATAAAAGAAGATGTTGCTTATTATGAGCTGTTCGGGACAAAGGCCGGATTGAAAGTGGGCGACACCCTCGAAATGTACACTCAGATGAATGATTATTTTGTGGATGTAAAGCCGTATGCGCTTCCGAAAAATGATTTTACCGGAGCGTTCAACGCGGAGATAGCGCATTTCATTGATTGTGTTGCAAACGGCACAAAATGCAAAGCTCCCGCGGAAGACGGAGTAATCCTGATGAAAATGATCGATGCCATTTACGAATCCGCAAAGACAGGACACGAAGTCATTATAAAATAA
- a CDS encoding deoxyribonuclease IV has protein sequence MNRLTIGCHLSSAGGYSAMASEASSIGANTFQFFTRNPRGGAAKPINPADISSFSLLCERFGIRHILAHAPFTLNPCASDQRVRNFARETFADDLKRMEATPGQTYNFHPGSHVGQGIETGISLTAELIGEVMFDGMTTTVLIETMSGKGSEIGGKFEEIREIIDRAVCPGHTAEKIGVCLDTCHVFDGGYDIVGNPDGVLTEFDKVIGLKKLKAIHLNDSKSAFSSRKDRHEIIGGGNIGFEPLMRLVTHPALRELPFYLETPNDIDGYREEISRIREYAESV, from the coding sequence ATGAACAGATTGACTATAGGTTGTCATCTTTCGTCAGCAGGAGGATATTCGGCTATGGCTTCGGAAGCCAGCTCGATAGGCGCTAATACCTTCCAGTTTTTTACCCGCAATCCGCGCGGCGGCGCCGCAAAGCCGATAAACCCTGCCGATATTTCAAGTTTTTCGCTGCTTTGCGAACGATTCGGTATAAGGCATATACTCGCTCATGCTCCGTTTACGCTTAATCCCTGCGCCTCCGACCAAAGAGTGCGTAATTTTGCAAGGGAAACATTTGCAGACGATTTAAAGCGTATGGAAGCAACACCCGGACAGACATATAACTTTCATCCCGGAAGCCATGTCGGTCAGGGAATTGAAACAGGTATTTCTCTTACAGCAGAGCTGATCGGAGAGGTCATGTTCGACGGCATGACAACAACTGTTTTAATAGAGACAATGTCGGGAAAGGGATCCGAAATCGGCGGAAAATTTGAAGAAATACGAGAAATTATCGACAGAGCCGTTTGTCCCGGACATACCGCAGAAAAGATCGGAGTCTGCCTTGATACATGCCATGTATTTGACGGCGGCTATGACATTGTGGGAAATCCCGACGGAGTATTGACGGAGTTTGACAAAGTAATTGGTTTGAAAAAGCTCAAGGCAATACACCTTAACGATTCAAAAAGCGCTTTTTCAAGCAGAAAGGACCGGCATGAGATCATCGGCGGAGGTAATATCGGATTTGAACCTCTGATGCGTTTGGTCACTCACCCCGCTCTGCGCGAGCTTCCATTTTATCTTGAAACCCCGAACGATATTGATGGATACAGAGAGGAAATTTCCCGCATAAGGGAATATGCCGAGTCAGTTTAA